The Arachis ipaensis cultivar K30076 chromosome B07, Araip1.1, whole genome shotgun sequence genome includes a window with the following:
- the LOC107608458 gene encoding gibberellin-regulated protein 11-like, with product MALSKLLAASLILSFLLLQLSVDAADKSEVPTVEGAVPGPKIDCKGKCDFRCSKSSHPNLCKRSCNTCCQRCNCVPPGTSGNYETCPCYYAQTTHGGKRKCP from the exons atGGCCCTCTCTAAGCTTCTAGCTGCTTCCCTTATTCTATCCTTTCTCCTCCTCCAACTTAGTGTCGACGCCGCTGATAAATCG GAGGTACCAACAGTGGAGGGGGCTGTTCCCGGTCCAAAGATAG ATTGCAAAGGGAAATGTGATTTTAGATGCAGCAAATCATCGCATCCAAATCTATGCAAGAGATCGTGCAACACATGCTGTCAAAGATGTAACTGCGTACCACCAGGCACTTCTGGAAACTATGAAACCTGCCCTTGCTATTACGCCCAAACCACCCATGGCGGCAAACGCAAGTGTCCATAG